In a genomic window of Jaculus jaculus isolate mJacJac1 chromosome 8, mJacJac1.mat.Y.cur, whole genome shotgun sequence:
- the LOC123462909 gene encoding protein DEK-like: protein MNLEIYTNYFTTDQAPLPKSKKSQSKSNKKERNSSGMARKAKQTKCPEILSDEFSSDEDDKKNKEESSDDEDKESEEEQPPKKTTKREKTKQKATPKSKKSVKSANVKTADSSATKKNQNSSKKETDSEDSSDDEPLIKKLKKPPTDEEVKETVKKLLANANLEEVTMKQVCKEVYENSPAYDLTERKDFIEATVKELIS from the coding sequence ATGAACTTAGAAATCTACACAAACTACTTTACAACAGACCAGGCACCATTGCCAAAATCTAAAAAATCTCAGAGcaaaagcaataaaaaggaaCGGAACAGTTCTGGGATGGCAAGGAAGGCAAAGCAAACCAAGTGTCCTGAAATTCTGTCAGATGAGTTTAGTAGTGATGAAGatgacaagaaaaataaggaagagtCTTCAGATGATGAAGATAAGGAAAGTGAAGAGGAGCAGCCACCAAAAAAGACaactaaaagagaaaaaactAAGCAGAAAGCTACTCCTAAAAGTAAAAAGTCTGTAAAAAGTGCTAATGTTAAGACGGCAGATAGCAGCGCCACCAAGAAGAATCAAAACAGTTCCAAAAAAGAAACTGACTCTGAAGACAGTTCAGATGATGAGCCTTTAATTAAAAAGTTGAAGAAACCTCCTACAGATGAAGAGGTAAAGGAGACAGTAAAAAAGTTACTGGCCAATGCCAACCTGGAGGAAGTGACAATGAAACAGGTCTGTAAAGAGGTATATGAAAACTCTCCTGCTTATGATTTAACTGAGAGAAAAGATTTCATTGAAGCAACTGTGAAAGAGCttatttcttga
- the LOC123462808 gene encoding ribonuclease pancreatic-like, whose product MALEKSVVLFPLLVLVLMVLGCVQPCLGRESKAEKFQRQHMDSDSASSHSPTYCNEMMRRRNMTKGSCKPVNTFVHEPLGDVQAVCLQQQVSCKNGKTNCYKSSSSMRITECRLTGSSKYPNCTYTTTDKQKHIIVACEGDPSVPVHLDATV is encoded by the coding sequence ATGGCTCTGGAGAAGTCCGTTGTCCTGTTTCCACTGCTAGTCCTTGTGCTGATGGTGCTAGGATGCGTTCAGCCCTGTCTGGGAAGGGAATCGAAGGCCGAGAAGTTCCAGCGGCAGCACATGGACTCAGAcagcgcctccagccacagccCTACCTACTGCAATGAAATGATGAGGCGGCGTAATATGACAAAGGGATCCTGTAAGCCAGTGAACACCTTTGTGCATGAGCCCCTGGGTGATGTCCAGGCTGTCTGCCTCCAGCAACAGGTCTCCTGCAAGAACGGGAAGACCAACTGCTACAAGAGCAGCTCCAGCATGCGCATTACAGAGTGCCGCCTGACAGGCAGCTCCAAGTATCCCAACTGCACATATACGACTACTGATAAACAGAAACACATCATTGTGGCCTGTGAGGGAGACCCCTCTGTGCCAGTCCACTTGGATGCAACAGTGTAG